GGACAATCTGTATACTATGCTATACCAATTTTACAATTTTACAATGACTTACAGAtgccataaatatttactttaaggcagtaaaataagttataaaatcaTACTTAAGAACACCTAAATCCTTGAATAAGTTTAAAATGGTATTATCATTTACATATGAAGTCAGCTGACTATTGAAAGCTTATTTttcaataacagaaatatatgCATTATCTAAAACACATATTCCaatattttcaagaaacaaaataCTGAATTAAATCACCCAGAAAAAGAATCACATACAATCCCACAGCTCTAAAATACAGGAATCCGTGATTCTTGAATGCAAACACAACCTACACAGCCTCTCTGTTTCCAAATACATTCACTGAACCTCCCACATCTCCCAGAATACAAAATACAGAAGCCACATAAACTCAAATACACACAGAACCAGAAACTATTTTTATCAAATACATGTAACTCCACCTCACAAACTCTGAGAACACACATATGAGTGGCAACACCAAATTCTGCGAGTATTACATTTCACAACAGACACAGAGGACCACTAAGTCTTAATATACCCAAAACCCCTCATATACACACTCACAAACTACCCATGAATACACACCCCACCCTCCCAGATAAAACTcatacaatacaaaaaaaaacacacacacacagaaacaccaaTAATGTTGTAATATACTTACACAACTTCCATATACCCATGGGCACATACACACTCACGCAAATATCCCCAATCCCTGAGTATATAAATCCCCTGAAACACTATCCAATCAATATGCTGTATCTCCGGAATACAACCTCTTCACCTCATCCCCTAAACATGCCCAAACACATGTACGAACATCCTAGCATTCTCCaaagaaatacactttaaataCTAACAATCCCATATTCTATAAATAGATAATTCATCTATCTGCtgataaatatacacacaaaccAGTATACACACCCGAGATGCATGGAAATATCTCCAGCATATCATTTATAAATACCCATAAAAACACTTCCCAATCCCAAATTATCCCAATCTAGTATGAACCAGCTCCCACATTGCCAAGTACTAACCAATAACCATATCACATACCTCTAATACATATAAATTCAACTCTCTCACTCTCCTGTATAAAAAGAGAACCCCATCTCTCTATCAGACACACACATACTAAATTCCCAGAATATATAAGCCTAATAACCACTTACTGAAAAATACAAGCACATAGCTCCACAAAACATTCATCTAAACTGCCACACccttgaacacacacacaaactcaataCTCATGTAGTTCTCTACATGCCCTAAACATACCCGCGATTAACTAACATGCCACAAATATGCAAACATGCCACCTCATATCCCCAAATACACATAGAATTCCACAATACTGCCCGGCCCAGTTATGACCTTCTTTAATCTGCAATCTCCACACAGACACCACCAACCCACACATGTGAATACATATTAGATTCTCACCAATTAAATACATATCAAATTCCAAACTAAGAATTCATATAAAcacattttcacacacacaaaaccacccCCACAAATCTCACaccctccaaaatccaaaataaatcTTCCTGACATTCTCAAGTACACACTAACCCAACCACCCAAGATACACGCGTGTGTGCAGCAAATTTTAGATACATGTGTAGCctacaatttacaaataatataccactaatttttatttgtaaattccaCGTAAGTAAATGATTCTCATAGAAGCTTTTCTTGACTTTGGCTGCACTCTTGCATCCACAATCAACTTGTGCTACCAAGTGAACAGACTACGACTAAAGGCCTGTTCTTCCACTTTGCAGCTGCTCATATCAGTGACAAATGAGCGTATTAGAACATGCATGCTGGCTGATCATTCTGATCAAGTCAACAAGCTTCACAACTTACTCAGTGAAGTCGTCCGTGAGAACTTCACTGTTTTACGAGGACAGGAGCTACTTCTTTGCTGAACTGCATTGTGGTTTCAACTGCTGAGGTTTTCCTCAAGCTTTTGCATTGTTTGGAATGTGAAAGGCATGGCTGAGACACATTTTGGGGTTCCCACTGCATTGCTACACCTCCCCCCTCACTTCAGGGCCAGGTGAGCAAGGGAAAGGAGCGCAGCCTGGGCGTCCCGCAGGGCCCCGCTAGGAAAGCTATGAACGCTCTCGCCTTGAGCGCAGCCACAGGCCTGCTCTGGCCACAATGTGGGGTCACCTGGCGGACACTGGTGACCAGTGGGAGCATGTCTAGGAGGCAATTACCTTGTAAACACACTTGGCTTTATTTTTAGGTAACACCAAGAAGGACGCCATGAGAGTGAAGGCCGTTGGGTAACCGCACTTTGCTGTCGCGCTGCGGGTCTCCCTGCCATGAACCGCCGCAACCGGTGCTGGGAGCGGTTGAGGGCCACCGGCCCACGCTGGAACCTCACCCGCCTCAAGGCTCATGCGCAGGTGCACGAGCCCGCCCTGGCCTGGAGCCCACCCTGGGAGAGCCCCGCTggagatggggaaatggagggaGGCGGCACCTGGGTGCTTCCTGGGGCCAGACAACTCCCCCTCATTGGAACCTCCATGACCGTGCCTCTGAGAAACCAGCACGTCGGCAACTACCGCTCCTAATTTTTGGTAATACAAACCTGCAGTCCATGCACTTAGGTAACACCCTTGCTGAAAGGTTTACCTTTGGAAGGTTTATCCTAAAGCAAAGTATCCTCAAATTGAATGTCCTGCATTCCCTTTGGACGGCATTTATTTCATTCCTGCTCATGCGTTTCAAAAAATAGTATGCCCTATTTTCCTACTCAGTCTGGAGGTTCCATTAAAGAACATTTCTGGCAAAGAATTTTAGTCCTGAAAACACACTCCAAAATATACTTTCTTCTGACTCCATTCCCAGAGTTTTTCCTACCACATTCAAATTATTTCTAGAAATGTTTTGGTTGTAGCCTTGATCAATTTCAGTCAATAAAGCAGCAGGTAGTAAGCGAACAATTCCAGGCTCCCCCACCCCTGACTCTGCAACACAGTGCAGCATTCCAGTTGGCAATAAAAAGCTAGTAGAGAAGCAACTCACTGACTTGAGTTTGTAATAGCTTCAGAAGAAAGTTTAATGGTCACATCCTGTCTGCTTATTTGCAGGATTCCTATCATCTGTCTCCACGTGGTAGCACTGAAGACCCTTCACCTCTATGCAGGCCCAGGGCCTCAAGTGCAGAGACTGAGAGCTCTGCAGGACACAGCATGGAGCTGCCATTCCTCTACTGTTCTGTGATTGGGTGGAAGAGCATGTGTCCTCTGAACAGGGGATCCAAGCCCTGAGATGTTCTTTCTCAGCAGTCAGTGTGGCCCAGGAGTTTCTGTGGGGATGCTCAGAGAGCAGGGGCCGGAGGACTTTTAGCCACCACCTCCCATGGCCAGTCTTCACAAATTACCTTTGGTTAATTTGATTGTCTCTCCTCCTGGGGTCTAGGACTTCAAACATGTACAGAAGCGATTGCAGAATTAAGACAAGACACTGTTCCACAGTATAGTTTTTGTATCACTGGCTCAGAAAAAGACCCATTCAAATCCTATATCAAAGCCATGTGTGAGAATCTTGAGAAAGCATCGGTTGACTGACTTGACAAGGGAGGAAGCTACCAAGAATGCTGCCCTTCTTCAGTATCTGAGTATGATATTTTGCTTCAACATCCCTCTTAGATGAAGTTATTGATTGAAAATCATTTAAGTTTGCCCCGTGATAAAAGATCAAGtcctcagaaagatctccaaAGTGTTtatggtttgtttggttttgttttgttttggtaagtTTACCATGATTTTGCTTGAATTGCTCTCCGTTGATCTTCTCAGCTAAGATCGAGGTAGAGTTGCACAGCGGAAGAGGGCTGCATGTAAGTAGGCAGTTCTGTCTCAGAGGACAAAAGGCCTGGGAGCACCCAGACAGGCAATCACTGCATGGAGGTCACTCCCCTCCCAGTGGCCGTGGAGGCATTTCATAGAAATGCTTGCTGGACCATTCAGGTTTAGAGTTGGGACAAAACCAAGAACTCATGGGGATATTGGACAGGAGTTAGGAAATGATCTTCTCACACAACTGGTGCAAGGAGGGGAGAACCCTGGGCTTGAGACTTGCAATCCACCACCTGCCCCTGCAGTGTGGCCCCTGTTACATTTTTCTGCAATTCTGCCTTCTTGAGTCCAAATGTCTTCAAAAGGGGCAAATGCTTCATAAGTTCCAACAGAATGTGTTTCAGTGAATGTTCACAGTGTGCACCGGTCTGGCTGAAGGCCTCTTCCCTTCCCCAACACCCTCCCATTGTGCAAAATTACCCTGCCCAGCAGAGAGTGACATGTGTGTCTCAGAAGATTTTCTTGCTGTGCTCTGAGTTCTCACTCCTCATCTCCTTTGACCAGTTTCCTCTAACACTCTCCTTGTTCACAACACAGAACATGAGTGCTCTGTCCTGTCATTTTGACACTAATAAACGGACAGTGATTCTCAGTGTGGAAATGagaatgaagttttttttaagacaggctaCAATAATTCCCATGCAGAGAACCACATGTGATGACACTGGATTCCAAACAGCAAGAATGTATGGTGAGGATGAGGCCAACAGTGAGCTGAGAGAGGCCAGCCAGGATGTGTTTCAGTGAAGATGAGAAACAATCAGATAACACTTGTTTCCTccaggaaagaaaatgtggtggccAGGGGAAAGAGATGGGAAGAAGGCTGGTCATTGCCTATTCCACTGTGCACAGTTTGAATTTGGAGCCATGAAAAGTATTGCTTGGTTAAATTAAAAtcattcaaaagataaaaaataaacatttaacacCAGCACAATatactgggaaacaaaatgaaaggaTTTCTGGTCTCGGTGCTGTAGGTCACATAGCCACTCTTTCCTGGATTGAGGCTTTCCAGCAAAGGGGATGGGAAGTAAGGCTGGCCTGCTGGTGTGGACAGAGATTCCAGCAACATACAGGACCTGGGGACAGAAGGATTGCTTCCTAAACAATGATGAACACACAGCCACCTAATAGCCTGGATTGGCTGAGACCATCCTGATTTCAAACACCCAGTCCCCTTGCCTTCCTAAGAACCACTGTGTTTCTCAGACTGAAAATGTGTTCTGAATTTTGTTCACGAAGTGCAGCCCCCGTTGAAATTCATCAAGAGTGGGAAAGAGCCAAAGTGGAAAGGAGCATGGGTTGATTGGCACAAAAGTAGGTCTGTTGATAAAGAATGGAAGTAAAGAGGACATCAGGTAGAAGCTTTTGCTGTGAGTCAAAAGGACAATTTAAAAGTTGCCTAAAGAGGCACACGCCATCTCTGTTGCTGCCATCCAGTTGGAAAGGAAACAGGTTCTTGCCTAATGGCCGAAGCCCCTCACAGAATGTCCCCCACCCCTACCAACTGCCCACTGCCCCTCCCCCTCTGCAGAATGTCTGGGGTCCTATGTTCTAAACCTGTTTACATTCAAATTTTACCTGCTCCACTGGACACAGGAGCATCTGCTGAGCCAGGTCACTCTCTGGGTCTTACCCTTGACTTTTCTCATTGCGGAAACTGCCAGATAGCAGTTGTCAGTGCCCAGCCTGAGGGGATGGCTTCAAATGGAGGTGAGCCTGTAGGGATTGGGGAATTATCTGAGTCTGCCATGCCTCAACTCCTTGGGAATTCAAATTTGACACTGCCCCTGGGGACAGTTGATAGGGCTGCTgttgaggagggagggaggactggATGTCCCCAAGGACATCACACCTGGGGATGGCCATGGCACCCTGAGTCTGTGGTTAGGGAGGACGGCTCCTTAGAGGTGGACCAAGATGCCTGGGGGAATACACCATGTAGGGGAAaggatggagtggatggattgATCCTTTCTAGAAGGAGACAGGTCACATCATTGTGTGTTTGTAGGGAGTGGTGGGATCCTGTTGTGCTGGTGGCCCCTGGAGGACGACAGGCAAACCCAAACCCTGTGCTGTGTCTTCGGGCACCTGGAAGGTGCCCTTCCATAGTGTTCAGAGGGATTTGGACTGGAATTTTCTAGATCTtagggaggagtggggagaagtGGTCTCAGCCAGAAAACTGTTGGGTGGGTTGGCTGTGACAGAGCATGTAGTGACAGCCTCTGGGTGGGTGAGGCTGGCGGCTACTATAACTGCCACAGCCCAGAGCCTCTCAGCTCCCTCCCCAGACATGGCTTCTCCATCAGTTCAGGTAGCTGTTGGCTTTGATTTAACAGGGGTGGGGGCAGATGGGGAAGTTCAGGCAACACAGGGCCTGGGTTTCCTGAGTTGTTCTGAATTGTTTGCCCTTTTGTGGAAGCTCAGGTCTTCAGACCCATTTCCTCTTGTCTGCTAGCTCATGGCCCATCCTCTGCACTTTGTGTTACTGTGAAGATGAAGAATTTGCTCTTATTCCATTTATACTACCTCATGAACAGGGGACAGGTGTGGATTCTTGCTGGTTCTCAGTGGAAGGGTCTGGAAAGGCTGGTTTCCTTTTCAGTAGAGGAAAGAGAGTAGCACACAAATAGGAAGATGACTCTCATTACTATTATTCAAGTTAGGATATGTGTCCTGAATGCTGAGGTGCATGTGCTGTATCCCTTATTCCCCTTGACTAGGGACTGCATGAGGTCCTAATGAACAGGGATGAGTTCCGGACAACTTTGCCTCACCTGGCCCGTGGCCCAAGAACCCCTGGTTCTTGGTTGGTCACTATGTTCAGTTATTGGGAGCTCAAAGGAGAAGAAGGACCAGAGATGGGCTCCTTGTCCCACTACCTATTGTAACATGACCAGCAGCTGTGAAAATCCCTAGACACCTCCCCTGATAGCCCTGCTGCTTGCCATTTGCTGGCTGTGTTCTAATCGTGTGTGGCTGTTGCTGGCTATGCAGTGACACTGTCTCAGACGACTCCACCACTGCCTCTCAGACCTGCTCCCTGGGAACAGAGCTTCCTGAGTGGCAGCTGGGACCATCAAGTACTGAGGAAAGGGTGGCCTGAATCTGACCCCTATTTAGCACTTGCTGTGGGTGGTGCCAGGACAATCACTTCCATGCTGGGTGTGATGAGTTATGGATTATCTTCAGGGTTCCTAGGGTGCTGGCTTGGGAAAGATTTCCATCCagtggttttcttttgttgtgtttgAGCTAGAAAAGAAAGGGATTTACAAGAGCTTCAGGAAAAGGAAGATTGAAGAGGAGATGGGGCCATAATATTCGGAAGCTTCTGGCTTCCTGTCGGCCTTCTGAGTGATGAGCCATTGCCCTGGGGTAGGCCCCTCACCTGTTGCTGAGCACGCTGAGGACCACCAAGCCGCTGAGAGACTGATCCCTGACCCATGGCTTGGGAGATGCCTGTGAGGCTGACAGAGTCTGCCAGGGACACCCGAGGCAGACCCTCGGGCAGCAAAGGCTTGGCTGTTGCTTCTTGGGAGACAGAGTTTAGGGAGTCTTGGTGACCGGGGCCAGGCTCTCTAGTGGAGCGACTCTCCTTGGAGGAACAGAGCATCCGATGCACACTCAGGGACACTTGCAAGCTGCAGAGTTTCCCTGTCATAAGCCCTTAGCTGTTGGGACTCCCCTCTGATTCCCCAGTGACTAGTGTGGACCTGAAGACCCCAGCTCATTcacctctttcctttgtctccACAGCATACCCAGTGCTGGGACCAGCCGTGACCGTGAACCCTGGCACCTCCCTGTCTGTGTTCACGGCTCTGCCCTTCACCATACCCGCTCCCGGCCCATCACACGGGCTGCCCCTTGTGACTGCAGGGGTTCCTCCAGGTGGCCCTCTGGTgctgtctgccttccccagcacaCCTCTGGTGTCAGGACAGGATGGCCGCGGCCCGAGTGGGGCCGGGGCTTCCAACGTCTTTGTCCAGATGGGGACAGAGGTGGGGCCTGTGAAAGCCCCTCAGGTGCAGACCTTGGTCCTAACTCAGGCCCCCCTCGTCTGGCAGGCTCCAGGCACCCTCTGTGGAGGTGTCGTGTGTCCACCTCCCCTACTCCTGGCAGCTGCTCCTGTGGTGCCTGTTATGGCTCCCCAGGTGGTTGGGGGCACCCAGGCCGGTGAGGGAGGCTGGTCCCAGGGCCTTCctcttccaccaccaccaccaccggtTGCCCAGTTGCCCCCCATCGTGTCCCAAGGGAATGCTGGGCCATGGCCACAAGGGGCTTATGGAGAGGGCAGCCTGGCTTCCTCCCAGGCCAAGGCCCCGCTGGATGACTCCTGTAACCCCAAGAGTGTCTATGAGAACTTCCGACTCTGGCAGCACTACAAACCCCTGGCCCGGAGGCACCTTCCCCAGAGTCCTGACACCGAAGCACTTTCGTGCTTCCTCATGTGAGTGTCCTCAGGGCATTGGAGCTGGTCTTGCAGCTCACACGTAATGAGGCTGCTGGATGGACGGGAGGTCACGCTGTTCAGGGGAGCTTGCAGGGCGGTTGTGAGAGTGATGGGTTGCACTATGGGAAGATAcattttcaacaatattaatCTGGCTGTGGCTCAGGACAGACTGTCAGGGGCCTCATATCAACTGCCCGTCACTGTCCCATGAGTCCAGCCAATCCTTACTTTCAATAATTTTCACAACACTGTTTACAGAAGACCCAGGTCAGAGAGGGTTCCTGGTGTGACGTGAGCTATGGTTTGGGTTTAGGTCTTTGAGTACACACCCCAGTGCCTCCCCTTTAACCCAGTATTGATGGTCAGGAGCACCTCACATGGAGCTGGGGGGAGGAGGTGCAGGGCCCAGAAGGAACCTGGCACATGCCCGCAGTTCTGCCGAGGTCCAGTTAGCACAGTGGTAGTGGAGCCTGCACAGGGGGATGGTCTTGGGCCCTGCACTGGGGTTGATACCGGGCAGGTATTTGCATCTTCACCCTCAATCCCTCGTAGAAAAAGGGACAATGATGCTTCATTCAGATGATGGCGAAGAGATGACTTGAGCTCACATATGACAtgcatagcacagtgcctggcacatgctaTGACACATTACATGATAGCAATTATGATTGCTGTCCCCATTACTATCATTATCAGGACTAGGCCATCTAGGAGAGCACTCCCCAAAGCCACGGGCTACAGTGACAGCTCTGAGTGCACCTCAAGCCCAGCAGCCCAGGGCCATGGACTGTGGTGGCTGTGAGGCAGCAACGTCAGCATCTGGGAGAGTTTGTGGTTTCATTCCCAGTCCCTGCCTCTCTCCACCCTGTGGCACATCTGTGACCCTGTGTTTCCCACTGACGAGCAAACGGGAGCTTGAGCACATCCACCATGCGACACACTGGCCGTTCCCCTAGGGAAGTCCCCTGCCTGGGGTGTAGGTGGAAGGTGGCCCCATCTTCATCCCCCAAAATCTCGCTGTTCCCGCACCCTGGAACTGGTTGCATTCCCCCTTGGAGCAGAGTCTGGGTGCACTGGGGACCCTGATTCTTGGAGTGGAGCTGCCCCAGGCTCACAGGCCTTTGCCATGGCTCTTGTGGGAATGTGGGATCTAGACCTGCTGCTTGCAGTGGCGTGGACACCACTCTGCTTTGGTTCTGGACGTGTGCTCCTGCTCCTCATGCTCCAGGGCCCTGAGGCTACATCCCCAGGGGCTGCCTTGCTCCAGAGTCCCCAGGAAGCCAGTTGAATGCTCAGTCCTGGGGCCCTGGAACCTGCACTTTAACCCTCGCACCCAGGTGATCCTGTGTGCACACTGTCTCAGTCAGCTCAGGCTCTGCCATAACAAATCCCGTAGACTGGGTGCTTTATCAAGACACATTCATGTCTCCCAGttccagaggccagaagtcccagatcaaggtgaCAGCAGATTGAGTGTCTGGTCAGGGCCCTCCTCCTGGCTGGAGAGAGCTGTCTCTGGCTGTGTCTCCTCGTGGCTGAGAGCAAGAGCCCTGGCGTCTCCTCCTGCCCTTATCAGGGCTTGGATTCCATGACTGGGACCCACGCTCATGACCTGCTCTAACCCTGATTGCCTCCAAATACTGACACACTGGTGCTGAGGGCTTCAGCACAGGAATGTTGGGGACACACATGTTCCACCCATAGCACTGAGTCCACTTCTCAACAGTGAGGACTCGAGGGGCAGTCGGAGAGGCCCCTTGGTAGCTTGTGTTGATATTTGATCTTGGGGGTGTGTCCTGGGGCCTCAGGAGCCCACATGGGGGAGAACAGGACAGGGACAGATGACAGGACAGGTGTGGGGAGGACAGGGGCCAGGTGTTGGGACCAGGTGGGCTTGGGATGAAGGGTGGGCTTATAGGCTGAGACTGACTGCACTGGTTTACAGCCCAGTTCTCCGATCTCTGGCCCGGCGGAAGCCCACCATGACCCTGGAGGAGGGACTGTGGTGGGCCATGCGGGAATGGCAGCACACGAGCAACTTTGACCGGATGATCTTCTACGAGATAGCAGAAAAGTGAGTCTGGGGTCCTGGGAGCAGGGCCTGCGTGGCAGGGTGAGAGTGAATGACAGAGGTCCGGTAGCCATGGTGGCTTCTCAACGTGGAGTATGAGGACGGTGTGGACAAACCCAGGACACTCTGGGCCCCTGGCTCCCTCAGGAAGCTGCTCCTGCCACCTAGATTGTTCTGGGGTCTCTGTCCTGCCCTATTGGGAAGCACCCCCTGCCTGGCCTTGGGCCATCCCTGCCTTGACACTGGAGGTCATGGCAGGAGCAGCCAGCATCACAGCCCAAAGTGGGTCACCTCCAGCtgtggggatggggagaagggGCGCTAGTGACTATAGACAAGAGTGGGGTGCAGGCTCCTCACAGCAGTGGCCAGAAGTCAGTTTTCTCCCATCCCAGCCTGGCCAGGGAGTTGGGTTGGGGAGACCTGTGCCTGGGACACCATGAGACCCACCTCTGGCCTGACTGCCTTTGCTCCTGGGCAGTCCCCTCCatgaagacagacagacagacagcagCCTCAGGGGAAAGAGGCCCTGTCCTCTGGGCTCAGCTTTTGCTTCCTCCTGACCCGGCATCTCCCAGGCCTCGTGCCCCTGGGTTATCTTTCGGGGGCCCACAGTCCTAGCCTCAGGACTCCTGCATCTGGGCATCATCCCTGATGCCTTCTGCCATACACCCCACCCTGGCCAGCTGAAACCTGGAGGAGGGGTCCCCCGGGACCCTCCTGGACCTCGTGGCCCTGACTTGAGTCAGGAAGCCCCATTGATGCCATGGGCTCTGCAGGGGCcgagtgagggagggagagccCAGAACTCTGGGAGCAGCTTCCTCCTGGGACTGGGGAATGGGACACAGTGAGGGCCTGGACAGCCCACCCGAGACActccctcccatccctccccTTGGTCGCTGCCTGGTCCTGGGGGGAGGGGGCCTGGACCCTCTCAGCACAGCCTGGGCCTCCTTCACCGCCAGgttcctggagtttgaggctgaggaggagatgCAGATTCAGAAATCGCAATGGATGAAGGGGCCCCAGTGCCTGCCTCCTCCAGCCACACCGAGGATTGAACCTCGAGGACCCCCAGCCCCTGAGGTGGTCAAGCAGCCAGGTATGGCTTCCCACATTCCCACAGGAGCCACAGCAAAGACCAAAGGGGCCAAGGGAGGCCACTGTCCCCACACCCCATGCTTCCCTTCAAGAGGGGGATTTGCTCCCTCCAACA
This genomic stretch from Pongo pygmaeus isolate AG05252 chromosome 8, NHGRI_mPonPyg2-v2.0_pri, whole genome shotgun sequence harbors:
- the LOC129006841 gene encoding NUT family member 2D-like isoform X3 is translated as MASNGAYPVLGPAVTVNPGTSLSVFTALPFTIPAPGPSHGLPLVTAGVPPGGPLVLSAFPSTPLVSGQDGRGPSGAGASNVFVQMGTEVGPVKAPQVQTLVLTQAPLVWQAPGTLCGGVVCPPPLLLAAAPVVPVMAPQVVGGTQAGEGGWSQGLPLPPPPPPVAQLPPIVSQGNAGPWPQGAYGEGSLASSQAKAPLDDSCNPKSVYENFRLWQHYKPLARRHLPQSPDTEALSCFLIPVLRSLARRKPTMTLEEGLWWAMREWQHTSNFDRMIFYEIAEKFLEFEAEEEMQIQKSQWMKGPQCLPPPATPRIEPRGPPAPEVVKQPVYLPSKAGPKAPTSCLPPPRPQRPAETKARLPPPRPQRPAETKVPEEIPPEVVQEYMDIMEELLGPSLGATGEPEKQREEDWTPPDPGLLSYIDKLCSQKDFVTKVEAVIHPRFLEELLSPDPQMDFLALSQELEQEEGLTLAQVAPSDAPGTDRC